Below is a window of Gammaproteobacteria bacterium DNA.
GCCCCATGACCGCCACTCTGCGCATCGCCCGCAACGCCGCCCTTGTCGGCTACCTGGACATGCGCGCCCAGTACACATGGAAGTCGTGGCTGTTTGGTTGGATTGTCCGTACTACCGCACAGGTGCTGTTCTTTACCGCGATGGGTCTGCTCGTCGGTGGACGCGACCTCGTCCTGTTCGCGTTCGTCGGCAACGTGGCCGCCATGGCTGCGCTCATGCCGCTCGGCACGGGTCCCGACACGGCGTGGGAACGGGGTCTCGGGACGCTGCCGCTGCTCGTTGCGGCGCCCCGGTCGATGCTGCCGGTGTTCGGAGGACGGTCGGCCTTCCACATCGTGCAGGGCCTCGTGGAGGCGAGCCTGATCTTCGTGATCCTCGCACCGTTCATCGGGTTCTCCGGCAACTGGTGGTGGCTTCCCGTCGGATTGCTGACCATCAGCCTCGGGGCGTACGGGCTCGGCCTGTTCCTCGCCGCGATCGCCATCCGGCGCCTGCGGATCGGCAACATCCTGTTCAACCTGGTTTTCTACACGCTGATCACCATCGGTGGGGTGAACGTGGCGACGAGCATATTTCCGACCTGGGTGCAACGAACCGCCGATCTGCTGCCTCTGCACCACGGGCTCCTCGGGTTGCGAGAGCTCCTCGCCACCGGACCGTCGAGAGGCGCGTTCGGCCAGCTCGGCCTGGAGCTTCTCGTCGGTGCGGCGTGGTTCCTTATCGCCCTCGTCGGGTTTCGCCTCTTCGCCGAGGGTGGCCGTCGCGACGGCGCGATCGATCTCGAGGAGTAGCGGGCCTGTGTGAGGATTGTCGGACGTTCCGGTCGCCGGCAGGAGTGCGGATCTCAGCGGCGGTCCCATCTTCGATGGTGACCATTGGGCGATCGAACACCCCTACCTGTCCGCTCTGGGAGGGTGGTCGATCCTGGTGCCGAAACGCGGTGCGGCCGGTGCCCACGAGATGAGTGCCGGGGAGTTCGCCGAACTTGCCCGACCGTTGAGAGCGCCGGATTCCCGGTTGCAGGAGCGGGGGCCACCGTGCTGTGCCCGCCGAGGTCGTAGGCGATGAGTCGGTCGGCGAGCTTCGAGACGGAAACTGCTTGTCCGTCGCCGGGCCCGTGTTGCCCGTCAGAGCGCCAGCGCGAGGAACCCCACATAGGCGACAACGAGCGCCGCACCCTCCCAGCGCACGAGACGATTCCCTGTCGCGGTCAAGACGCCGGCCAGTGTCGAGATGACGAGCATGAAGATGATCGGGACCCGGAAATCGGCGGTGAACGTACCACTGCCGGAGAGGGCGGCGGCTCCGGCAACACCGAGGGAGTTGAACAGGTTCGAGCCGAGGACGTTGCCGATCACCAGTGCGTTTTCGCGTCGTCTTGCCGCAGCGATCCCTGTGGCGAGTTCCGGCAGGCTCGTGCCGACGGCGACGAGCGAGAGTCCGATGAACCCCTGGCTGAGTCCCAGCTCAATGGCCACGATGCGGGCGCCCCTGACCAGCAGGTCGGCGCCCACGAGCGTGGCCGCCAACGCGATGAGGCCGACGGTGAGTTCGACTGCAGCTCCCTTGCCGGGGGGAGCGAACGTGTCGGCGTCGAGTTTCACGATGCCCTCTGCGACATCCCGTCGTGACCACGAGACGAGCAGGAACGCAGAGATGACGATTCCGACGATGAGTCCCGCGCCTTCGACGGTGCTGATCGTTCCTTCCCACGCCAGGGCGCTGAACGCGATGACGCCGGCGAGCATGAGAATGCCCTCCCTCTTGATCGTGTGCAGATGTCCGGCGACGGGCAGGATCATGACCGAGACACCGAGCACCAGGCTGAGATTCGCCACGTTCGATCCGACGATGTTCCCGATTGCCATGTCCATCTCGCCGCGGGCAGCAGCGAGCACGCTGACCAGCAGCTCTGGAGCCGACGTGCCCATCCCGATCACGAGCGCACCGATGAGTATTGCGGACATCCCCCAGATTCGGGCAAGACGGGCTGCGGAGAGCACCAGTCGATCGGCTGCAACGGTCAGCAGCACGAGTCCGATGACGACGAGGACGGCAGCGCCGATCACTGCGCGTCCCTCCACGCAAGCCAATCTTGGACAGGTCCGGTGTCGTAAGAGGGTCCTTCGAGGCTGAGCACCACCTGTTGCGCTCCGGCGGCGACGAGATCATCCGCCAGATCGATGCGCCGTTCGCTCACGCCGACAGACCGTTCGATCGAGGAAGGATCCCTGCCGATGCGGGCGCACCAGCGATCCAAGACGCGGTTCTTGTGCGCGTAGAGATCAGGCTTGGTGGTGCTGAAGAAGCCATGCCAGATGTCGGCGTGCTGCGCAGTGATCCTCAAGGTCACCTTTTCTCCACCTCCTCCGACCAGGATCGGAATGGATCGTATCGGAGGTGGGTTGAGGTCGGCCAGACGGGCCTTGATGATCGGGAGATCACGATCCAGGTTGCGGAGCCGACCTGGCGCCGTTCCGAATTCGTACCCGTACTCGTCGTAGTCCCGTTGGAACCATCCCGATCCAATCCCGAGGATCAGCCGCCCCTCGGAGACGTGGTCGACGGTGCGGGCCATGTCCGCGAGCAGATTCGGATTCCGATACGAGTTGCAGGTCACCAGGCATCCGATCTCGACCTGCTCGGTGATCTCCGCCCACGAGGCCAGCATCGTCCATGCCTCGAAGTGCTTGCCGTCACGGTCGCCGGACAACGGGAAGAAGTGGTCCCAGTTGTAGATGATGTCGACGCCAAGGGCCTCGCACTCGAATACTGCCCTGCGGATGTCGGAGTATCCGGCGTGCTGGGGCTGAAGTTGTACTGCGATTCGGAGCATCCGCGCACAGTAGCGGTCGCCTGGGAGTCTGCTGAGTAATGGCGGTGCGTGGACGGAGCTTCGCGTTTCGCACTTTGTATTTCGTATTTCGTACTTGGCATCGCGACCTCGAATCAACTCAAGACCGCGGGGCGGGTGTGGCGGCTCCTGCTGTCTGCCTCGAGGGATCGGAGAGTGCTGCAGGCGAGACGCCTATTGGCCCCTCCGCCATGCGAAGCCGACCGGGGCCGGCGTCAGCCGCAGAGGGGAAGCACCGTAGCGGGAGAGCCGCCGGGTAGGGGGAACATGTGCGATGCGCTGCTCAGCGGGCTCCTAAGCTGAAAACCGATCGAGCACGAGGGGTGACATGGAGTTCCAGTCCTATGCCTATGGGCAGAACCATTTCGCGATCGACGGAGACCTCCACGCGGTACTGAACCGATACTGGCGGGACTTCGACGCTCATCGTGAGGAGATGGCGCGGTGGGGCCGGCTGATGGGATCCGAGGCCTACGAGGTCGGCTACCACATCGACCAGGGGGCGGTACCGGAACTGATGATGCATGATCTGGATGGCAACCGGGTCGATCGGGCGCGGATCTCACCGGCGCAGAAGTCGTTGCTGGCGAAGCTCGCGCCGATGATGCGTCCCATCTATGACGGCGGGAGCTGGCATCACCACTATGCGATCGGGTACCTCCTCGGTGACCCCGGCCTGTACTGCATTCTGACCATCACCCAGCAGACGGCGTATGCGATTCACAAGTACGCCCCCGAGCTGAGAGAGTGGGAGGACCGGCTCCTGTCGGGAGATGCATGGGGTGCGACGTGGATGACCGAGATCCAGGGTGGGAGCGACCTTGGTGCGAACAAGACCGCCGCTCATCACGACGAGGATGGCTGGCATCTTTCCGCGGGTGACAAGTACTTCGCGAGCGGGGCAGGTCTGACCGACGTTGCGATTACCACCGCCCGTCCCGAGGGCGCACCGGCAGGCCCGAAAGGCCTGGCGTTGTTCCTCGTGCCGCGTCTTCGCCGAGACGGCGCACTCAACTTCACGGTGCGCAGATTCAAGAACAAGTCTGCGACGCGCGCCGTTCCCTCCGGAGAAGTCGAACTCGATGGAGCGGAGGCATACCTCATCGGACGGCCCGAAGAGGGGATCTACTACACGTTGGAGAACCTCACCATCTCACGGCTTGCGAACGCGGTCGCCGCGATGGGAATTGCCAAGAAGGCGCATCTCGAGACGCTGACCCGAGTTCAACGGCGCACCGCCTTCGGGCGCCCGCTCGGAGAGCTTCCGCTGATTCGCCGGGACATGGTGGATCTCGCGGTCCGTCAGGCCGGTGGCTTGGCGATCGCATTCCGGGCCATCGAAGCGTTCGATCATGCCTGGCATGACCGGCCTCCCTACACCGCCGTCTATCACTACGCCCGTTTCCTGTCGCACCTCGCCAAGAACCGCACTGCCAATCACGCGGCAGAGATCACACGCCTGGGTATGGAGATCTTTGGAGGGCTGGGGTTCCTGGAGGAGTATGCGGTCGCACGCTGGCACCGGGAGGCCCTCATCACACCGATCTGGGAAGGCCCCAGCAACGTGCAGGCGATCGACATGCTCGAAGCGATGCAGAAGAAGGGCGCGCACGAACATTTCGTCGAAGAGTTCACAACGCTATTGGACAGCGTGGGGACGCCCGCTGCGGAGATGGCTCTCAAGACGATCCAGGGGACCCTCTCCGATCTGGCTCGCATGGGTACCGACGAGGCCCAGTGGCATTCGAAGCGTGCCCTGGAGAGATTCGCCGACGCAGCACAAGTCGGCCTTCTCTATGACCTGGCCGATGCAAGTGGTGACCGGTACGCGAAGTTGGCCGAGCTCTACGCGGCGCACTTCCTCGAAGCCGAGGAGTACCCGGCGTGGGCCATGAAGGATGCCTCCGTCTTCAGTTGAAAAACGAGCGACCCGCGGGGCTCTCAGTTACCCGCCAGAACATGGGCTGCGTCGACGAGCGCCTCGGGAGGGACTTCTCCCGGGAAGCGGAAGTCGATGGTGCCTTGGGCGGTCACGAAGACGAAGAAGGGGAATGCGTTGAGCCCAAACGCCTGCGCTGCGGCACCTTGTGCATCGTCCGCGATGGTTGGGATCGGCCAGTCCGCCAACCACTTCGACGGCGGGTAGTTGGGCGCCGCAGGATCTGATCCCGTTGAGACTGCGTAGAAGTCGACATCGTCAGGAAGGCCGTTCGCCTTGATGTACGGGGTCAGTTCTTTCACATCGTTCTGACAGTGTGGGCACCAGTGAGCGAGGAAGATGATGATCTTGGGTCGGCCGTCGTTCGTGATGGAGACCGGAGTGCCATCGAACGAGAGGCCGGACAATTCCGGAGCTTGCTGTCCGATGGCCGTGTCGGCACCCTGCTCGGGATAGCGTGGCAGGGCCGTACCGGAGACCGTGACCGGCTGGGTCTCACTGATGGTACCGGTACCTGCCGCCGAGTCGCCTGCACCGATGGTGGAAATGGCGGCAATCCCCGCGATGGCGAGAATCGCCACGATTGCGACGATGATGACCGTGCTTCGCGATCCGGATGCATCGGCGGGTTTCTGTTGACCGTTCTTACTCATGCTCCTGCCTTGTCGACGTGCGAGCCCACAGCAGGAGCATTCCAACGAGTGTCAGCCCTGCAAGGGACATCATGGGAATCGAGATGAATCCCAACTCCCAGACCCAACGAAGCGTACATGGGGTCGCGGTGCTACATGCGCCTGCGTCGAGCGACGGGAAGTTCTGAATCGTGTACTGATAGGCGGCGATGCCCCACCCGATCGCAACGACCGGCAGCATGGAGGTGCTGATGCGCGTGTCCTTGCGCAGTGCGGCGATGGGCAGCGCGATGACCATCGGGTACCAGACGATGCGCTGGTACCAGCAGAGATCGCACGGATTGAAGCCGATCACTTCCGAGTAGAAGAGGCTTCCCACGACTGCGCCGAGCGCAATGGCAGAAGCCAACCAGAGTGTCGAGTCTCCGAGCAGATCGTCGAGCCAGTCGGAGGCGGATTGCAGGAGCGACGAACGTCGTCTCCCCAGGAGCAGCACGACGAATCCGATATCGACCACGATGATGAGCAACGTGATGAGTCCGAAGAATCGGTTCGCCAGTGCAGGGTCCATGGGTGCGGAGATTAGTGCCGTGGGGCCGGCCTACTGACCGGCCATCTGTTCGAGAAACTGATAGAGCATCTCGGGCGCCACGCCGCCTTCGACCCTGCCTACGACCGTGCCGTCTGCGTCGACGAAGATGATGAAGGGGAACCCGGTGAGACCGAATGCTCGTGCCGAAGAGCTGTTCGAGTCGTCCGCGATCGTAGGAACCGGCCAGTCGGCCAGCCACTTCGACGGCGGATAGTTCGGCTGAGAGACGTTCGCGCTCGTCGAAATAGAGACGATCGCGCCGCCCTCCGGAACGCCGTGTTCCGCTATCCACGGAGTGAGCTCTTCTACCTCGGTCTGGCAGTGCGGGCACCAGTGGGCGAGCATGATGATGGCTTTCGGGGTGCCGTCGTTCGTTATCGACAGGGGCGTCCCGTCGAACGTTGCGCCGTTGATCTCGGGAGCCGTCATTCCGATGGCGGGATCGGCCGTGTCATGCTCATACGGCGGCAGGGCTTGGCCGGTGATCGTGACCGGTCTGGTCTGCTTGATGTTCTCACCCTCGGTCTCAGACCCGGTGGTGAGGAATGCGACGAGTGCTATGGCGGCAACGACGGCGCCGCCGATCAGGATGGGTGCTCTGCGTGATTGACGTTTCCGTGGGGGCGCCTTCTTGACGGCCTTCTTGCTCATGAGTACCTCACAGGGAAGCGTGATAAGCAGAAAGGCTAGCTCCGTGTGGGTATACCTCTATTCGGCCAGGTAGGCGGCCAGCTGCTCGCCCGCCCGCTCGCGAAACGCAGCCATCACGTCGAGCCGTTCGAGCTCCTGAGCGAGGGCCTTCTCGGCATGGTGAACCGTTCTCCCATCGAAGAACGCATGGACTTCATCTGCGGCGTTACTCAATGTCCAGAGAGTTCCCAGGGTGCGTTTGAGCAGCATGGGTGGGAAGACGCGTACCTGTTCGTCCCATCGATGGGTGTACAGGTTCCATGCGGTCCGGCCGGCCGTGCGGCTCGCCAACAGCTGTTCTACGACGAAGGGAGCATCCTGAGTCTTGATCCGACCATCGAGTGCCATCGCGAAGGTACGTTCGGCTAGGGCCCTATCCGGGAACAACGGTAATGCGTGCAGGTAGCGATTCTTGTCCTGAGGTGTTTGCGCATGTTCGTATTCAGAGAGGAACGTGTCGTAGTCGGCGAGTCCGGCATTCGCCGTGACGGTGATGACCGCCCGGGCTACTTCAGGATCGAGAGTGTGACCGAGAACGGCCGGCAGCAGTTCGACGGCGCGGGTCCGTACCTGGCTGTCCTGTCCGTAGCGACCGAGGGCGGAGATGAGCAGGCCGCGCAGGCGGCGGGTCGGACTGTCCTCTTCTGGCCGAGGGTCCCAGCCGAGGCGTTCGACTGCCGGCGTGAGCAAGTCGCGGACGTACCGCTCGAAGGCGGTGCTGCGATCGAACGTGTGATGGATCTGGTTGATGCTTTCGACGATCGCGGTCCACACTGCGTACTCGGTTTCGTTGCCGAAGTGGGTGAGGAGATCCAGATACGTGGCGATGTCGGTCTGACCGGCGATGACGCAGGCCCATGCGTCGTCGATGAGGCCGTGTCGCTCGAGCGCGGAGAGGCGGTCGAGGCGATCCAGGAGGCGATCCAGGAGATCTCGCGAGTAGTGGCTCCGGTAGTAGCCGTGTCCACCGACGTTCGCGAGGACCCATTTCACCGGGCCTTCGACATCGACACGAATCTCGGGTGTGGTGAACACCACGTCGGTCCTGCGCGCCGCGTCACCGGCTCCGTAGGCAAGCGTGAGGGGGATCTGCCACAGGTCGCCATCACCGGTCGGCCGATATTGGAAGCGGCGCTGGCGGGCGACGATGCTGTTGCCATTCAGGCTGACCTCTACTTGTGGGTAGCCGCCGGAGAAGATCCAAGACTCCATGACCGATCCGACCGGCTGGCCCGAGGCCAGCTCGAGGGCCGCCCACAGGTCGCTCGTCTCACTGTTCGCGAACGCGTGGGCTTCCAGGTACGCCTTGACGCCCTTTCTGAACACCTCCTCGCCGAGGAACTGCTGGAGCATGCGAACGAGCGAAGAGCCCTTCAGGTAGGTGAGTACGTCGAACATCTCGTCGGCCTCATACGGAGCGACGACGGGAAACTCGACTGGTCTGGTCGCCTGGAGAGCATCGGTGACCATGGACTGAGAGCGGGCCGGCGCGAACGAAAGCCAGGTCTTCCACTCCGGTTTCCACGCATCCTGGGCGATCATCTCCATGAACGTTGCGAACGCTTCGTTCAGCCAGATGCCGTTCCACCACTTCATGGTCACGTAGTCGCCGAACCACATGTGGGCGAGTTCGTGGGCGATGACCTCCGAGACACGCCGGATCTCGGCGTGGGATGCGGTCTCGAGGTCGACGAGGAGGGCATTTTCCCGGAACGTGACGGCACCGAGGTTTTCCATCGCTCCGAACGCGAAATCAGGAATCGCGATGAGGTCCATCTTGTCTCCCTGGTACGGGATCCCGTAGTAGTCGGCGAGCCACTGCAGATAGTGGGCGCCGGCTTCGAGCGCGAACTCGGCGAGTTGCTCCTGTCCGGCCTGGTGGATCACTCGTAGGGGAACACCGTCGGCGTCGACCGGTTCGGTTGCGACGAACGGCCCGACGACGAAGGCCACCAGGTAGGTCGACATTCTCGGGGTGTCGGAGAAGGTGATCCTGATCGTGCCGTCGTCGAGTCTGGTTCGACTGCTCTCGGCTCCGTTGGATACGGCCAGTAGACCCTCGGGCACATCGAGCGTGATGCCGAATACGGCCTTGTATCCAGGTTCGTCCCAGCAGGGGAATGCACGCCTCGCGTCGGTCGCTTCGAACTGAGTCGTGGCGATGACGCGGTCGCGGCCGTCTGCGTCCGTGAAGGTACTGCGATAGAAGCCGTGGAGCTTGTCGTTGAGGATTCCGGAAAAGCGGAGAGAGAGCGTGTGTTCTCCCGCCGGGATCTGCGCACCGTCGGAGAGGCGGACCCGTTCCGTTTCGGGCTCGTAGGAAGCGGAGAGACTGCGGTTGCCGAGTGTGGCTTCTTCGATTTCGATCTCGATGGCGTTGAGAACGATCTCGTCGGTCGGCTCGCCGACGGTGACGCGAATCGTCTCGGTTCCTGAGAAGGTCGCTGCGTCGAGGTCTGGACGCAGCGTGATGTCGTAGCGGCTTGGGAACGCGATCTCGGGAAGGCGGTAGGGATCCACTTGAGGCTCCTGGCTCGTGCCCGGCGATGGTAGCGACGACTCACGGCTGGCCGGCCGGTATGGTTCGATTGGTGAGAGGAGACTGATGGACGCGATCTTGCGTTTGGGTGTGGACGTCGTGCTGTGGCTCCAGCAGGCGAGCCCATCGTTGGACGGATTCTTCAAGACGCTGACGTTTCTCGGGAACGAAGAGTTCTTCCTACTGCTGCTCCCATTGGTCTATTGGAGTGTGGACCGGGTGATCGGGATGCGGCTGATCGTGCTCCTCCTATTCTCGAATCTGATCAACACGGCGGTGAAGCTGTTCGCAGCCCAGCCGAGGCCGTATGCCTACGACGCCCGGGTGAAGGCGATCACCCACGAGGTGTCATACGGGTTCCCCTCAGGGCACACGCAGAACACGGTCGCGGTGTGGGGGTACCTCGGATCGAAAGTCCGGGCAAAGTGGTTCTGGCTTCTGGCAGGTCTGCTGATGGTGGGAGTACCGCTCTCCCGCATCTACCTCGGAGTGCATTTTCCCACCGATGTACTCGGAGGCTATGTCATTGGGGCTGTCGTATTGTGGCTGTTCTTGCGCTTCTGGAAACCGGTCGAGCGCTGGTTCTGCCGGCTCGCGCTCGTGTGGCAACTCGTGATCACCACGTTTGCCCCGCTGACACTGCTCGCGCTGCATGCTTCTGAATCGGTCACGACCGGCGTCGGCACGATGGTCGGCATGGGGGTCGGATTCGTGTTGGAGCGACACTGGGTCCGGTTTGAGACTGCCGGTCCGATCAGGCATCGCGTTCTGAGGTTCCTTATCGGGTTGGTCGTCCTCATCGGACTCTGGGCGGGGCTTCGGGTCCTTTTCGCCGGGATTGAACCGGCCATGGCGCTGCGTCTCGTTCGGTACACCCTCGTCGGACTGTGGGGGGCGCTCGGGGCTCCGTGGCTGTTCGTCCGGTTCAGGATTGCGCGTCAGAGCACGATGCCTGCCTGACGGTTTCTCACACTCCAGTAGTGGCGCACGTAGAGAGGACGTCGATCCGGCGCGTCCGGAATCCTCTCGGTCCACGCGGCGAGCAGATCGCGGGCTTGGGCGAACGCATCTTCGGGACGTGGGGGTTCTTGGAGCCATCGGCGCTCGATGTCGTCTCGCTCGGAGGCGAACAGGGGAAGGAGCCGACTCGGGTTCCGCAGCACGCTCCGATGGAGGCGTTCGTGCGCCCACCAGAGGGTTCGGGCGTCATAGGTGGCGGTGGGCTCGGGCCCGAGGTCGAGCGGCTCCAGGACGCTCACGGGCTTGAAGAGGCCGGTGCAGGGCGCAGAGGTCGCGGTCACCCAGTGGCGGGATCGGGTGGGCGAGAGTTCCGCGACCCAGGAGGCGACGGACTCGGATCCGGCAGCGATCCCCCCTCCGTGCATGCACGGCGCGGCCATTGCACCGGTGAGGAGGCTGTACCGGGGTTCGACCCCGCCGTGATCGCGAAGCAGGGCCATCAGATCCTCCGGTCCGGTCGCTGCGGCTGCCCTGGCCTGGGTGAGGGGCTGTCGAACCCTGCAGGCGGAGACCTTCGTCTTGAGCCAATCGGAGTGCTGCTCGGCGAAGTCGGGAATCGTCAGACCGTTCGAGATGGTTCTGGCGCCGTCGGTGACGTGTTCGACCTCCCACAGCTTGCCGGCCGTCTCGAGCACGAAGGCTTCTCGTGGGTCGGCGACGATGAAGCTGTTG
It encodes the following:
- a CDS encoding thioredoxin fold domain-containing protein gives rise to the protein MSKKAVKKAPPRKRQSRRAPILIGGAVVAAIALVAFLTTGSETEGENIKQTRPVTITGQALPPYEHDTADPAIGMTAPEINGATFDGTPLSITNDGTPKAIIMLAHWCPHCQTEVEELTPWIAEHGVPEGGAIVSISTSANVSQPNYPPSKWLADWPVPTIADDSNSSSARAFGLTGFPFIIFVDADGTVVGRVEGGVAPEMLYQFLEQMAGQ
- a CDS encoding acyl-CoA dehydrogenase, giving the protein MEFQSYAYGQNHFAIDGDLHAVLNRYWRDFDAHREEMARWGRLMGSEAYEVGYHIDQGAVPELMMHDLDGNRVDRARISPAQKSLLAKLAPMMRPIYDGGSWHHHYAIGYLLGDPGLYCILTITQQTAYAIHKYAPELREWEDRLLSGDAWGATWMTEIQGGSDLGANKTAAHHDEDGWHLSAGDKYFASGAGLTDVAITTARPEGAPAGPKGLALFLVPRLRRDGALNFTVRRFKNKSATRAVPSGEVELDGAEAYLIGRPEEGIYYTLENLTISRLANAVAAMGIAKKAHLETLTRVQRRTAFGRPLGELPLIRRDMVDLAVRQAGGLAIAFRAIEAFDHAWHDRPPYTAVYHYARFLSHLAKNRTANHAAEITRLGMEIFGGLGFLEEYAVARWHREALITPIWEGPSNVQAIDMLEAMQKKGAHEHFVEEFTTLLDSVGTPAAEMALKTIQGTLSDLARMGTDEAQWHSKRALERFADAAQVGLLYDLADASGDRYAKLAELYAAHFLEAEEYPAWAMKDASVFS
- a CDS encoding M1 family peptidase is translated as MDPYRLPEIAFPSRYDITLRPDLDAATFSGTETIRVTVGEPTDEIVLNAIEIEIEEATLGNRSLSASYEPETERVRLSDGAQIPAGEHTLSLRFSGILNDKLHGFYRSTFTDADGRDRVIATTQFEATDARRAFPCWDEPGYKAVFGITLDVPEGLLAVSNGAESSRTRLDDGTIRITFSDTPRMSTYLVAFVVGPFVATEPVDADGVPLRVIHQAGQEQLAEFALEAGAHYLQWLADYYGIPYQGDKMDLIAIPDFAFGAMENLGAVTFRENALLVDLETASHAEIRRVSEVIAHELAHMWFGDYVTMKWWNGIWLNEAFATFMEMIAQDAWKPEWKTWLSFAPARSQSMVTDALQATRPVEFPVVAPYEADEMFDVLTYLKGSSLVRMLQQFLGEEVFRKGVKAYLEAHAFANSETSDLWAALELASGQPVGSVMESWIFSGGYPQVEVSLNGNSIVARQRRFQYRPTGDGDLWQIPLTLAYGAGDAARRTDVVFTTPEIRVDVEGPVKWVLANVGGHGYYRSHYSRDLLDRLLDRLDRLSALERHGLIDDAWACVIAGQTDIATYLDLLTHFGNETEYAVWTAIVESINQIHHTFDRSTAFERYVRDLLTPAVERLGWDPRPEEDSPTRRLRGLLISALGRYGQDSQVRTRAVELLPAVLGHTLDPEVARAVITVTANAGLADYDTFLSEYEHAQTPQDKNRYLHALPLFPDRALAERTFAMALDGRIKTQDAPFVVEQLLASRTAGRTAWNLYTHRWDEQVRVFPPMLLKRTLGTLWTLSNAADEVHAFFDGRTVHHAEKALAQELERLDVMAAFRERAGEQLAAYLAE
- a CDS encoding sodium:calcium antiporter; the encoded protein is MEGRAVIGAAVLVVIGLVLLTVAADRLVLSAARLARIWGMSAILIGALVIGMGTSAPELLVSVLAAARGEMDMAIGNIVGSNVANLSLVLGVSVMILPVAGHLHTIKREGILMLAGVIAFSALAWEGTISTVEGAGLIVGIVISAFLLVSWSRRDVAEGIVKLDADTFAPPGKGAAVELTVGLIALAATLVGADLLVRGARIVAIELGLSQGFIGLSLVAVGTSLPELATGIAAARRRENALVIGNVLGSNLFNSLGVAGAAALSGSGTFTADFRVPIIFMLVISTLAGVLTATGNRLVRWEGAALVVAYVGFLALAL
- a CDS encoding redoxin family protein, with the protein product MSKNGQQKPADASGSRSTVIIVAIVAILAIAGIAAISTIGAGDSAAGTGTISETQPVTVSGTALPRYPEQGADTAIGQQAPELSGLSFDGTPVSITNDGRPKIIIFLAHWCPHCQNDVKELTPYIKANGLPDDVDFYAVSTGSDPAAPNYPPSKWLADWPIPTIADDAQGAAAQAFGLNAFPFFVFVTAQGTIDFRFPGEVPPEALVDAAHVLAGN
- a CDS encoding phosphatase PAP2 family protein, with the translated sequence MDAILRLGVDVVLWLQQASPSLDGFFKTLTFLGNEEFFLLLLPLVYWSVDRVIGMRLIVLLLFSNLINTAVKLFAAQPRPYAYDARVKAITHEVSYGFPSGHTQNTVAVWGYLGSKVRAKWFWLLAGLLMVGVPLSRIYLGVHFPTDVLGGYVIGAVVLWLFLRFWKPVERWFCRLALVWQLVITTFAPLTLLALHASESVTTGVGTMVGMGVGFVLERHWVRFETAGPIRHRVLRFLIGLVVLIGLWAGLRVLFAGIEPAMALRLVRYTLVGLWGALGAPWLFVRFRIARQSTMPA
- a CDS encoding disulfide bond formation protein B, which gives rise to MDPALANRFFGLITLLIIVVDIGFVVLLLGRRRSSLLQSASDWLDDLLGDSTLWLASAIALGAVVGSLFYSEVIGFNPCDLCWYQRIVWYPMVIALPIAALRKDTRISTSMLPVVAIGWGIAAYQYTIQNFPSLDAGACSTATPCTLRWVWELGFISIPMMSLAGLTLVGMLLLWARTSTRQEHE
- a CDS encoding peptidase U34, with the protein product MCDTIVIVQPDRVLFAKNSDRDPNEAQLLEWQPRRTYRPGTTVRCTHIEIPQVRETNAVLLSRPFWMWGAEIGANEHGVVIGNEAVFTDQPYAKTGLTGMDMIRLTLERADSAKAAVDTITGLLERHGQGGGCGFEHPRFTYHNSFIVADPREAFVLETAGKLWEVEHVTDGARTISNGLTIPDFAEQHSDWLKTKVSACRVRQPLTQARAAAATGPEDLMALLRDHGGVEPRYSLLTGAMAAPCMHGGGIAAGSESVASWVAELSPTRSRHWVTATSAPCTGLFKPVSVLEPLDLGPEPTATYDARTLWWAHERLHRSVLRNPSRLLPLFASERDDIERRWLQEPPRPEDAFAQARDLLAAWTERIPDAPDRRPLYVRHYWSVRNRQAGIVL
- a CDS encoding LLM class F420-dependent oxidoreductase; the protein is MLRIAVQLQPQHAGYSDIRRAVFECEALGVDIIYNWDHFFPLSGDRDGKHFEAWTMLASWAEITEQVEIGCLVTCNSYRNPNLLADMARTVDHVSEGRLILGIGSGWFQRDYDEYGYEFGTAPGRLRNLDRDLPIIKARLADLNPPPIRSIPILVGGGGEKVTLRITAQHADIWHGFFSTTKPDLYAHKNRVLDRWCARIGRDPSSIERSVGVSERRIDLADDLVAAGAQQVVLSLEGPSYDTGPVQDWLAWRDAQ
- a CDS encoding ABC transporter permease, which translates into the protein MTATLRIARNAALVGYLDMRAQYTWKSWLFGWIVRTTAQVLFFTAMGLLVGGRDLVLFAFVGNVAAMAALMPLGTGPDTAWERGLGTLPLLVAAPRSMLPVFGGRSAFHIVQGLVEASLIFVILAPFIGFSGNWWWLPVGLLTISLGAYGLGLFLAAIAIRRLRIGNILFNLVFYTLITIGGVNVATSIFPTWVQRTADLLPLHHGLLGLRELLATGPSRGAFGQLGLELLVGAAWFLIALVGFRLFAEGGRRDGAIDLEE